In the Engraulis encrasicolus isolate BLACKSEA-1 chromosome 9, IST_EnEncr_1.0, whole genome shotgun sequence genome, one interval contains:
- the mcur1 gene encoding mitochondrial calcium uniporter regulator 1 produces MILRCPPNGNVIGLWESLSKSVQLGKGQSQRRRTGRSSVDSSAALSLELDRPVTLVAHQPLEVVRRLCLRWLQRRYCFTPGTGSGPSWSMSSQVYKMLSLRVKRKMHVGYLFGPKVSACQSEKFLNVGADSMLLKRTRMLVRDLSTSIRYLQYDLRQTGDGMVKSGNRKLFFDTHAIVRLLEESGFSTQQSEAVVSVMVNTTNTNMDTVYADMVTKTQQEIMLQRVMSHIASVKKDMIILEKSEFSALLAENEKVKVELLQLKMQLADVMNKVRADAIMDMNAEKSKVKEMKAEHERRLLEARTELMEMNAENERHVTQIHMKIDTEVAGLKTMLESHKLDTIKYLAGSVFTCLTVVLGFYRIWM; encoded by the exons ATGATTCTCAGGTGTCCACCGAACGGCAACGTGATAGGTTTATGGGAGAGTTTGAGTAAATCTGTTCAACTTGGGAAAGGACAGTCACAGAGAAGGAGGACAGGGCGTTCTTCAGTTGACTCTTCGGCTGCCCTCAGTCTAGAACTAGACAGACCTGTCACCCTTGTTGCTCATCAACCTTTGGAGGTCGTCAGACGTTTATGCCTCCGATGGTTGCAGAGGAGGTATTGTTTTACACCAGGCACAGGCTCAGGACCGTCCTGGTCTATGTCGTCTCAAGTCTACAAGATGTTAAGTCTCAGAGTTAAGCGAAAGATGCACGTGGGTtatttatttggtcccaaagtcaGCGCATGTCAGAGTGAGAAGTTCCTGAACGTGGGAGCGGACTCGATGCTGCTAAAACGCACCCGCATGTTGGTTAGAG ACCTCAGCACATCAATCAGATATCTGCAATATGACCTAAGGCAAACAGGTGATGGCATGGTGAAGTCCGGCAACAGAAAACTGTTTTTCGACACACACGCCATAGTGCGTCTCTTGGAGGAAAGTG GATTCAGCACACAGCAGTCTGAAGCTGTTGTTTCTGTTATGGTGAACACAACTAACACTAATATGGATACAGTGTATGCTGACATGGTAACTAAAACCCAGCAG GAAATAATGCTACAGCGAGTGATGTCCCACATAGCATCGGTGAAGAAAGACATGATCATCCTGGAGAAGAGTGAATTTTCTGCTCTGCTGGCAGAGAATGAA AAAGTCAAAGTGGAACTGTTGCAGCTGAAGATGCAGCTAGCA GATGTTATGAACAAAGTCAGAGCGGACGCAATCATGGACATGAATGCAGAGAAGAGTAAAGTGAAGGAAATG AAAGCAGAGCATGAAAGAAGACTCCTGGAAGCACGGACTGAACTTATGGAGATG AATGCAGAGAATGAGCGGCATGTGACCCAGATCCATATGAAGATTGACACAGAAGTGGCTGGCCTGAAGACCATGCTGGAATCCCACAAACTGGACACCATCAAATACCTCGCAG GCTCTGTCTTCACCTGTCTAACTGTGGTTCTGGGATTCTATCGGATATGGATGTAA
- the dph2 gene encoding 2-(3-amino-3-carboxypropyl)histidine synthase subunit 2: MAIECSSNARTRISKQEVLNAPACGEHFFTWWLLWDLLNYPEVMTDAFSSNSELVIQRSVDVACIKSDRSAGAWEETYQIKETCHFITTNQFKKVALQFPDELLVESVPIATEIDKNTGAKTYILGDTSYGSCCVDEVAAEHVGADCIVHYGRSCLSPSRRLPLMYVFGRQPVDLQQCADAFRELYPDTQSHVVILYDVIYAHAINALEQLLRQTHPNVVASTLLMNHCHGHGQTQTPSPASDASEPKQVPACNGTEPPAGGEPVEDSKEVQKFGRWFCLKEGVSLDDYCMFYVGQEGSTLTNFMMTWNRNPFSSFDPLTSTGRAESVNVNKALMKRYYAIERAKDASVVGILVGTLGVASYLDIMNRLKESIRRAGKKSYMFAMGKLNVAKLANFLEIDIYVLVACPENSLLDSSEFYRPVITPFEMEVACNRNREWTGVYVTDFRDLLPGGCSHVDLPDADEEAITDVSLITGALRATGLQTSEDSEAESQPSSLVPRNQTMTVATANTAAAFLSGRSWQGLEPRLGETPVVKAVEGRRGIAIAYEEEG, translated from the exons ATGGCGATAGAATGTTCAAGTAATGCTAGAACTAGAATAAGTAAACAGGAAGTACTGAACGCACCGGCCTGTGGTGAACACTTTTTCACGTGGTGGCTGCTATGGGACCTGTTAAATTATCCTG AAGTCATGACAGACGCTTTTAGTAGCAACAGTGAGCTGGTCATACAGCGCTCTGTAGACGTAGCCTGCATCAAATCTGACCGTTCTGCTGGGGCCTGGGAGGAGACCTACCAAATCAAGGAGACCTGCCATTTCATCACCACTAACCAGTTCAAAAAG GTTGCCTTGCAATTTCCTGATGAACTCTTGGTCGAGTCCGTTCCAATAGCAACTGAAATAGACAAGAATACAGGAGCCAAAACCTACATTTTGGGTGACACCTCATATGGCAG ctGTTGCGTTGATGAGGTGGCAGCGGAGCATGTGGGAGCGGACTGCATAGTGCACTATGGGAGGTCGTGTCTCAGCCCGTCCAGGAGACTTCCCCTCATGTATGTGTTTGGGAGGCAGCCTGTTGACCTGCAGCAGTGTGCCGATGCCTTCAGGGAACTCTACCCTGACACCCAGAGTCATGTGGTCATCTTGTATGATGTCATCTATGCGCATGCTATCA ATGCACTGGAGCAGCTGTTGAGGCAGACACACCCCAATGTCGTTGCCTCTACCCTGCTGATGAACCACTGCCATGGTCAtggccagacacagacacccagcCCAGCTTCAGATGCATCGGAGCCAAAGCAAGTGCCAGCTTGCAATGGCACAGAACCACCAGCAGGGGGAGAACCAGTGGAGGACAGTAAGGAGGTGCAGAAGTTTGGCAGGTGGTTCTGCCTAAAGGAGGGTGTGAGTCTAGATGACTACTGCATGTTCTACGTAGGCCAGGAGGGCTCCACGCTCACCAACTTCATGATGACGTGGAACCGCAACCCCTTCAGCTCCTTTGACCCCCTCACGTCGACCGGTCGCGCCGAGTCGGTGAACGTcaacaaagccctgatgaagcgCTACTACGCCATCGAGCGGGCCAAGGACGCCAGCGTAGTGGGCATCCTGGTTGGCACTCTGGGGGTGGCGAGCTACCTAGACATCATGAACCGGCTGAAGGAGAGTATACGCAGGGCGGGCAAGAAGAGCTACATGTTTGCCATGGGCAAGCTGAACGTGGCCAAACTGGCCAACTTCCTGGAGATAGACATTTACGTGCTGGTGGCCTGTCCTGAGAACTCGCTGCTGGACTCTAGTGAGTTTTACCGGCCGGTGATCACGCCGTTCGAGATGGAGGTGGCCTGCAACAGAAACCGAGAGTGGACGGGAGTGTATGTGACTGATTTTAGAGATCTCTTACCAG GTGGCTGTAGCCATGTGGATCTCCCCGATGCAGATGAGGAGGCTATCACAGACGTGTCTCTCATCACGGGGGCACTGCGAGCCACAGGTCTGCAGACCTCAGAGGACTCAGAGGCCGAGTCCCAGCCCTCCTCTCTGGTGCCCAGAAACCAAACCATGACCGTGGCCACTGCCAACACAGCAG CGGCCTTCCTGTCGGGCCGGAGCTGGCAGGGCCTGGAGCCGAGGCTGGGGGAGACACCGGTGGTCAAGGCTGTGGAGGGACGCAGGGGCATCGCCATCGCATACGAGGAGGAGGGATAG
- the ncf2 gene encoding neutrophil cytosol factor 2 — MSFLNTLREWDQAVACVEQGDVETALTTFLDIEEKNSKISFDIGCLHLANKDLEAAEKAFDFSIGKDEHLAVAFFQRGITFFKRENFEEALADFNNAFRELRGNNLIDYKPIGLSYKLYASEVLHNMALTQAQQGQWDKAQESLLSALALKPKFKHVELALEAILKQKLFDLVEMRPRLLFRPNRNFVAELEQKDYLGKAKVVASVVHKDEFSGFAPLQPQSEDAPAIPKAPEVLRALKGEPHTVLYEFSPETSDELAVLPGNIVFVLQRGDDNWASVIFNERRGLVPYNYLEPLDMNTLSNKQGQNGTPSGPDEIPAPPFKEPPIRPLRSGRLPVPSGDYNNVTIELRRSQEPQGCIVKVHCSYTVVVTALPGVPYQALLQRIASKLNLPAPALSLSYVKSGERMSIGESEMTSVWHCMRNGRLTLWCTFSEDPPKKSVQALALYAYEASSPEDLEFSQGDIITILSKVNEDWLEGQCNGKNGIFPASFVQTLHKD, encoded by the exons ATGTCCTTCCTGAACACCCTACGCGAGTGGGACCAGGCAGTGGCGTGTGTGGAGCAGGGAGATGTGGAGACTGCCCTGACAACGTTTCTGGACATCGAAGAGAAGAACTCCAAAATCTCTTTTGACATTGGCTGCCTTCATCTGGCCAACAAGGATTTAGAAGCTGCTGAGAAG GCATTTGACTTCAGCATCGGGAAAGATGAGCACTTGGCAGTCGCTTTCTTCCAACGAGGAATCACATTTTTTAAAAGAGAAAA TTTTGAAGAGGCCCTTGCAGACTTCAACAATGCTTTTAGAGAGTTACGAGGCAACAATCTGATCGACTACAAGCCTATTGGCCTTAGTTACAAGCTCTATGCTTCTGAG gTGCTCCACAACATGGCCTTGACCCAGGCTCAGCAAGGCCAGTGGGACAAAGCGCAGGAAAGCCTCCTCTCTGCACTGGCCCTCAAGCCCAAGTTCAAACATGTGGAGCTAGCCCTAGAGGCCATTTTG AAACAGAAGCTTTTTGATCTGGTGGAAATGCGTCCAAGGCTGCTCTTCAGACCTAACAGGAACTTTGTGGCTGAACTAGAGCAGAAAGATTATCTGGGAAAAGCCAAG GTCGTGGCCTCAGTCGTTCACAAAGATGAATTCTCTGGTTTTGCTCCTCTGCAACCACAG TCTGAAGATGCCCCAGCTATCCCAAAAGCACCAGAAGTCCTTAG AGCCCTGAAAGGAGAGCCTCACACCGTCCTGTACGAGTTCTCTCCCGAGACTAGTGACGAGCTGGCggtgttgcctggcaacatcgTTTTTGTCTTGCAGAGAGGGGATGACAACTGGGCCTCTGTCATCTTTAACGAGCGG AGGGGCCTTGTTCCTTACAACTACCTGGAGCCTTTGGATATGAATACTTTATCTAATAAGCAAGGGCAG AACGGCACACCAAGTGGACCAGATGAGATCCCAGCTCCCCCATTTAAAGAACCCCCAATCAGACCTCTACGGTCAGGTAGACTACCAG TGCCGTCCGGGGATTACAACAATGTAACCATTGAACTTCGG AGGTCGCAGGAGCCCCAGGGGTGCATAGTGAAGGTGCACTGCTCCTACACGGTGGTGGTGACGGCGCTGCCTGGAGTTCCCTACCAGGCCCTGCTGCAGAGGATCGCCAGCAAGCTCAACCTGCCCGCCCCCGCACTCTCTCTCAG TTATGTGAAGTCCGGAGAGCGAATGTCTATTGGGGAGTCAGAGATGACCAGCGTGTGGCATTGCATGAGGAATGGCCGACTGACCTTGTGGTGCACCTTCTCTGAG GACCCGCCCAAGAAAAGTGTTCAGGCCTTGGCACTGTATGCCTACGAGGCCAGCAGTCCAGAAGACTTGGAATTCAGCCAAGGTGAcatcatcaccatcctctccAAAG TGAATGAAGACTGGCTTGAAGGGCAATGTAATGGAAAAAATGGCATCTTCCCTGCATCTTTTGTACAAACTCTTCACAAAGATTAA
- the rgs9bp gene encoding regulator of G-protein signaling 9-binding protein, with the protein MPLTNNKVAAGDGSAGENKTPEEGRALVDCLVKVVACHRHLASCVGGNTDSPNLRQELKQTRERGLQLTLSCRQHLTARLRDKALPEAERKDAELLWVAFSSSLELMHADMCKVLNMGNVFSLANTCALVQTGMQGDTKEVAARALSLHNLQYEARPQSDSVERQELSQLEEEIAQVDRTIDDIELKVNVMRWAVEARGPQDGELVSTDSASIALMDGGDEERGGGGGGNRGTVIVALCGVGVVAVVLSIGVVLFA; encoded by the exons ATGCCACTTACCAACAATAAGGTGGCAGCTGGTGATGGCTCTGCCGGCGAAAACAAGACTCCCGAGGAGGGAAGAGCTTTGGTGGACTGCCTCGTCAAG GTGGTGGCCTGTCACCGGCACCTTGCCTCGTGCGTGGGCGGGAACACGGACAGTCCCAACCTGCGGCAGGAGTTGAAGCAGACGCGCGAGCGTGGCCTGCAGCTCACCCTGTCCTGTCGGCAGCACCTGACGGCGCGTCTGAGGGACAAGGCTCTGCCCGAGGCCGAGCGCAAGGACGCAGAGCTGCTGTGGgtggccttctcctcctccctggaACTCATGCACGCCGACATGTGCAAAGTCTTAAACATGGGCAACGTCTTCTCCCTGGCCAACACCTGTGCCTTGGTGCAGACGGGCATGCAAG GGGACACCAAAGAGGTGGCGGCGCGTGCCCTGAGCCTACACAACCTGCAGTACGAGGCGAGGCCCCAATCGGACAGCGTGGAGCGGCAAGAGCTGAGCCAGTTAGAGGAGGAGATCGCCCAGGTGGACCGCACCATCGACGACATCGAGCTGAAGGTCAACGTCATGCGCTGGGCTGTGGAGGCGCGGGGACCCCAGGATGGAGAACTGGTCAGCACAGACAGTGCCTCCATTGCCCTGATGGACGGAGGAGAcgaggagcgaggaggaggagggggagggaaccGTGGCACTGTTATCGTGGCCCTGTGTGGCGTGGGCGTAGTGGCGGTGGTCCTCTCCATCGGTGTCGTCCTCTTTGCTTGA